Proteins from a single region of Sesamum indicum cultivar Zhongzhi No. 13 linkage group LG5, S_indicum_v1.0, whole genome shotgun sequence:
- the LOC105162429 gene encoding probable ribose-5-phosphate isomerase 3, chloroplastic has product MAATLSLLSPTSLSSLRRHNATPTHIHLRSTPSKFSIRAFSAPVLTQDDLKKLAADKAVEYVKSGMVLGLGTGSTAAFVVDKIGALIKSGGLTDIVGVPTSKRTQEQAASLGIPLSTLDAHPHLDLAIDGADEVDPNLDLVKGRGGALLREKMVEAASDKFVVVVDDSKLVSGLGGSGLAMPVEVVQFCWNYNLVRLQELFKEEGCEAKLRLDGSGKPYVTDNSNYIVDLYFKTPIKDSGAAGKEIAALEGVVEHGLFLDMATAVIIAGGDGVSIKSK; this is encoded by the coding sequence ATGGCCGCCACCTTATCCCTCCTCTCACCAACCTCCCTCTCCTCCCTCCGCCGCCATAATGCCACCCCAACTCACATCCACCTGCGTAGCACCCCCTCCAAGTTCTCAATCAGGGCTTTCTCCGCCCCAGTTCTCACCCAAGACGACCTCAAGAAACTTGCTGCCGACAAGGCCGTCGAGTACGTTAAAAGCGGCATGGTCCTCGGGCTTGGAACCGGCTCCACCGCCGCATTTGTGGTGGATAAGATCGGGGCCCTCATCAAATCCGGCGGACTCACGGATATAGTGGGCGTGCCTACATCCAAGCGCACACAAGAACAGGCCGCCTCCCTCGGCATCCCGCTATCTACCCTTGACGCCCACCCGCATCTTGACCTTGCAATTGACGGAGCTGACGAGGTGGACCCAAATCTTGACCTGGTGAAGGGCCGCGGTGGAGCCCTTTTGCGTGAGAAAATGGTCGAAGCTGCGTCTGACAAATTTGTGGTGGTGGTTGATGACTCAAAATTGGTATCTGGGCTCGGCGGATCAGGTCTCGCCATGCCCGTGGAGGTGGTGCAATTTTGCTGGAATTATAATTTGGTCAGGCTGCAAGAATTGTTCAAGGAAGAAGGGTGCGAGGCGAAGCTGAGATTGGACGGCAGTGGGAAGCCTTATGTTACTGATAATTCTAATTACATAGTGGACTTGTACTTCAAAACTCCCATAAAGGACTCAGGCGCGGCCGGGAAGGAGATTGCGGCACTGGAAGGGGTCGTGGAGCACGGGTTGTTCTTGGATATGGCGACTGCTGTGATCATTGCTGGTGGAGATGGAGTGAGTATCAAGAGCAAGTGA
- the LOC105162427 gene encoding tetraketide alpha-pyrone reductase 1-like isoform X2 gives MCFHGLDQFIKKPVCSYHFTHTTHTEGLKEKMSGAGKVVCVTGASGFIASWLVKLLLQRGYIVKATVRNLNDPKKVVHLKGLEGADERLHLVQANLTEDGSFDSVVDGCEGVFHTASPVLFSTSDPQAELIEPAVKGTLNILRSCSKVTSVRRVVVTSSMAAVSLNDKPKGPDVVIDETWFSDPAFCEETKLWYPLSKTLAEKAAWRFAEENGIDLVVMHPGLVLGPLLQPTLNWSSEAFLDMIKGKEVFPVYRFVDVRDVAYAHIMAFENPSASGRYCLVGNILNHPKTLQMLDKLYPSLNIPVT, from the exons ATGTGCTTTCATGGTcttgatcaatttataaaGAAACCTGTTTGTAGCTACCACttcacacacaccacacacactgAGGGTCTTAAAGAGAAGATGAGCGGAGCAGGAAAGGTTGTGTGCGTGACGGGAGCCTCGGGCTTCATAGCCTCATGGCTGGTGAAGCTATTGCTCCAGCGTGGTTACATTGTTAAAGCAACTGTTCGCAACCTCA ATGATCCAAAGAAAGTAGTCCACCTAAAGGGACTCGAAGGAGCGGACGAGAGGTTACACTTGGTACAAGCCAACTTAACTGAAGATGGATCGTTTGATTCGGTGGTTGATGGTTGTGAAGGTGTATTTCATACGGCTTCACCTGTTTTGTTTTCAACATCAGACCCACAG GCAGAACTGATAGAACCAGCAGTGAAAGGAACACTTAACATCCTTAGATCGTGCAGCAAAGTAACATCTGTTAGGCGAGTGGTGGTGACATCCTCTATGGCTGCGGTTTCGCTCAATGATAAGCCCAAAGGTCCTGATGTTGTTATTGATGAAACATGGTTTTCAGATCCGGCATTCTGTGAAGAAACCAAG CTATGGTATCCCCTTTCAAAGACGTTGGCAGAGAAAGCTGCTTGGAGATTTGCTGAAGAAAATGGCATTGACTTGGTAGTAATGCATCCTGGTCTTGTGCTTGGTCCTCTCCTTCAGCCAACTCTCAATTGGAGTTCTGAGGCTTTCTTGGACATGATCAAAG GGAAGGAAGTGTTTCCAGTGTATCGATTCGTTGATGTTAGAGATGTTGCTTATGCTCATATAATGGCTTTTGAGAATCCTTCAGCTAGCGGCAGATACTGTTTGGTtggaaatatattaaatcatcCGAAAACTCTGCAGATGCTGGATAAGCTCTATCCTTCCCTCAACATTCCTGTAACGTAA
- the LOC105162424 gene encoding protein IQ-DOMAIN 14-like isoform X1, which produces MGKASKWIRNFLMGKREDGAKKTGPSLPPETSTSGTLAVTSPLNTPKVRRRWSFRRSTSTKVVTSHQSSRSLDLILTPNQTLLEYQTDRQNYTTSLSAHAAATKIQAVYRSYLAKKALRALRGLVKLQALARGHLVRKRMNIVLRSMQAVLAIQVRARIQRIQMAEEPPVMVGRRKSYRESSASDTQLRKEISVATGNRFSTCGGSRNRSGNADRSPYERVEYGSRIYNSGHFSVSHREYQLHMCPSPSTLSFTDSSSTTYDGQLEEFSLEMARRNSRKYSACPENKHPFIHLLAQRPDHTTSDSHFTPNYMINTKSSRAKARSHSEPRQRPKEDTKQKNRRSSSMDENNENPYLVKLYRSGKSTIDGNHDSNIRSSLIPFEVSFGTTPCHLLYLHEFITT; this is translated from the exons ATGGGTAAGGCAAGCAAATGGATCAGAAACTTCTTGATGGGGAAAAGAGAAGACGGGGCCAAGAAAACAGGCCCTTCACTACCACCAGAGACTAGCACGTCGGGCACGTTGGCCGTGACTTCACCGTTGAATACTCCTAAAGTAAGGAGGAGATGGAGTTTTAGAAGATCGACCAGCACGAAAGTGGTCACTTCTCATCAAAGTAGTAGATCTCTTGACTTAATCCTTACACCAAATCAAACCTTACTGGAATACCAGACTGATCGGCAAAACTACACAACTTCTTTAAGTGCACATGCAGCTGCTACCAAAATCCAAGCAGTCTATCGTTCTTATTTG GCAAAGAAAGCGTTGCGTGCTCTGAGAGGGTTAGTCAAACTGCAAGCCTTGGCTAGGGGTCATTTggtaagaaaaagaatgaatattGTTTTAAGGTCGATGCAGGCCGTCTTGGCGATTCAAGTTAGAGCCCGGATTCAAAGGATCCAAATGGCAGAGGAACCACCAGTTATGGTGGGAAGAAGAAAGTCTTACAGGGAATCATCAGCTTCTGATACACAACTACGAAAGGAAATTAGT GTTGCTACTGGGAATAGGTTTTCAACCTGTGGAGGTTCAAGGAACAGAAGTGGAAACGCAGATCGCTCACCATATGAGAGAGTGGAATATGGTTCAAGAATATACAATTCAGGTCATTTTTCAGTCTCGCATAGAGAATACCAACTACACATGTGCCCCAGTCCATCAACATTGTCCTTCACTGATTCGAGCTCTACAACCTACGATGGGCAACTGGAGGAATTTTCATTAGAAATGGCAAGAAGAAATTCCAGAAAGTACTCTGCTTGCCCGGAAAACAAGCATCCCTTCATCCATTTACTAGCACAGCGCCCGGACCACACAACCTCGGACTCCCATTTCACGCCGAATTACATGATCAATACGAAATCATCAAGAGCAAAAGCCAGATCACATAGCGAACCAAGACAGCGACCTAAAGAGGACACCAAGCAGAAAAACAGACGATCATCGTCAATGGATGAAAACAATGAGAATCCTTATCTAGTGAAGCTGTATCGTTCCGGCAAGTCCACTATTGATGGAAACCATGATTCCAATATCAGAAGTTCATTAATCCCATTTGAGGTAAGTTTTGGGACTACCCCTTGTCACTTGCTTTACTTGCATGAGTTCATCACAACTTAG
- the LOC105162428 gene encoding tetraketide alpha-pyrone reductase 1-like, with protein sequence MSGGGRVVCVTGASGFIASWLVKLLLQRGYTVKATVRNLNDPKKVVHLKALEGADERLHLVQADLIEDGSFDSVVDGCEGVFHTASPVLFSTSDPQAELIEPAVKGTLNILRSCSKVTSVRRVVVTSSMASVLFNDIPKGPDVVVDETWFSDPAFCEETKYWYPLSKTLAEKAAWKFAEENGIDLVVMQPGLVLGPLLQPTLNWSSEAILDMIKGKEVFPSYRFVDVRDVAYAHIMAFENPSASGRYCLVGNTLSHPKTLQVLDKLYPSLNIPVINATDNPIYQVSKKKAESLGIKFMPLEVSFKDTFESLKEKNFLTL encoded by the exons ATGAGCGGAGGGGGAAGAGTGGTGTGCGTGACGGGAGCCTCCGGCTTCATAGCCTCATGGCTGGTGAAGCTATTGCTGCAGCGTGGTTATACTGTTAAAGCAACTGTTCGCAACCTCA ATGATCCAAAGAAAGTAGTCCACCTAAAGGCACTCGAAGGAGCAGACGAAAGGTTACACTTGGTCCAGGCCGACTTAATTGAAGATGGATCGTTTGATTCGGTGGTTGATGGTTGTGAAGGTGTATTTCATACAGCTTCACCTGTTTTGTTTTCAACATCAGACCCACAG GCAGAACTGATAGAACCAGCAGTGAAAGGAACACTTAACATCCTTAGATCGTGCAGCAAAGTAACATCTGTTAGGCGAGTGGTGGTGACATCCTCTATGGCTTCAGTTTTGTTCAATGATATACCCAAAGGTCCTGATGTTGTTGTTGATGAAACATGGTTTTCAGATCCGGCGTTCTGTGAAGAAACCAAG TATTGGTATCCCCTTTCAAAGACCTTGGCAGAGAAAGCTGCTTGGAAATTTGCTGAAGAAAATGGCATTGACTTGGTAGTAATGCAGCCTGGCCTTGTGCTTGGTCCTCTGCTTCAGCCAACACTCAATTGGAGTTCTGAGGCTATCTTGGACATGATCAAAG GAAAGGAAGTGTTTCCATCGTATCGATTCGTCGATGTTAGAGATGTTGCTTATGCTCATATAATGGCTTTTGAAAATCCTTCAGCTAGCGGCAGATACTGTTTGGTTGGAAATACATTAAGTCATCCGAAAACTCTGCAGGTTCTGGATAAGCTCTATCCTTCCCTCAACATTCCTGTGAT CAATGCAACAGACAATCCAATTTACCAGGTCTCAAAGAAGAAAGCAGAGAGCTTGGGCATCAAGTTCATGCCTTTGGAGGTGAGCTTCAAGGATACTTTTGAAAGCTTGAAGGAGAAAAACTTCCTCACTTTGTAA
- the LOC105162424 gene encoding protein IQ-DOMAIN 14-like isoform X2 codes for MGKASKWIRNFLMGKREDGAKKTGPSLPPETSTSGTLAVTSPLNTPKVRRRWSFRRSTSTKVVTSHQSSRSLDLILTPNQTLLEYQTDRQNYTTSLSAHAAATKIQAVYRSYLAKKALRALRGLVKLQALARGHLVRKRMNIVLRSMQAVLAIQVRARIQRIQMAEEPPVMVGRRKSYRESSASDTQLRKEISVATGNRFSTCGGSRNRSGNADRSPYERVEYGSRIYNSGHFSVSHREYQLHMCPSPSTLSFTDSSSTTYDGQLEEFSLEMARRNSRKYSACPENKHPFIHLLAQRPDHTTSDSHFTPNYMINTKSSRAKARSHSEPRQRPKEDTKQKNRRSSSMDENNENPYLVKLYRSGKSTIDGNHDSNIRSSLIPFEPPINLY; via the exons ATGGGTAAGGCAAGCAAATGGATCAGAAACTTCTTGATGGGGAAAAGAGAAGACGGGGCCAAGAAAACAGGCCCTTCACTACCACCAGAGACTAGCACGTCGGGCACGTTGGCCGTGACTTCACCGTTGAATACTCCTAAAGTAAGGAGGAGATGGAGTTTTAGAAGATCGACCAGCACGAAAGTGGTCACTTCTCATCAAAGTAGTAGATCTCTTGACTTAATCCTTACACCAAATCAAACCTTACTGGAATACCAGACTGATCGGCAAAACTACACAACTTCTTTAAGTGCACATGCAGCTGCTACCAAAATCCAAGCAGTCTATCGTTCTTATTTG GCAAAGAAAGCGTTGCGTGCTCTGAGAGGGTTAGTCAAACTGCAAGCCTTGGCTAGGGGTCATTTggtaagaaaaagaatgaatattGTTTTAAGGTCGATGCAGGCCGTCTTGGCGATTCAAGTTAGAGCCCGGATTCAAAGGATCCAAATGGCAGAGGAACCACCAGTTATGGTGGGAAGAAGAAAGTCTTACAGGGAATCATCAGCTTCTGATACACAACTACGAAAGGAAATTAGT GTTGCTACTGGGAATAGGTTTTCAACCTGTGGAGGTTCAAGGAACAGAAGTGGAAACGCAGATCGCTCACCATATGAGAGAGTGGAATATGGTTCAAGAATATACAATTCAGGTCATTTTTCAGTCTCGCATAGAGAATACCAACTACACATGTGCCCCAGTCCATCAACATTGTCCTTCACTGATTCGAGCTCTACAACCTACGATGGGCAACTGGAGGAATTTTCATTAGAAATGGCAAGAAGAAATTCCAGAAAGTACTCTGCTTGCCCGGAAAACAAGCATCCCTTCATCCATTTACTAGCACAGCGCCCGGACCACACAACCTCGGACTCCCATTTCACGCCGAATTACATGATCAATACGAAATCATCAAGAGCAAAAGCCAGATCACATAGCGAACCAAGACAGCGACCTAAAGAGGACACCAAGCAGAAAAACAGACGATCATCGTCAATGGATGAAAACAATGAGAATCCTTATCTAGTGAAGCTGTATCGTTCCGGCAAGTCCACTATTGATGGAAACCATGATTCCAATATCAGAAGTTCATTAATCCCATTTGAG CCTCCcataaatttgtattga
- the LOC105162427 gene encoding tetraketide alpha-pyrone reductase 1-like isoform X1 produces the protein MCFHGLDQFIKKPVCSYHFTHTTHTEGLKEKMSGAGKVVCVTGASGFIASWLVKLLLQRGYIVKATVRNLNDPKKVVHLKGLEGADERLHLVQANLTEDGSFDSVVDGCEGVFHTASPVLFSTSDPQAELIEPAVKGTLNILRSCSKVTSVRRVVVTSSMAAVSLNDKPKGPDVVIDETWFSDPAFCEETKLWYPLSKTLAEKAAWRFAEENGIDLVVMHPGLVLGPLLQPTLNWSSEAFLDMIKGKEVFPVYRFVDVRDVAYAHIMAFENPSASGRYCLVGNILNHPKTLQMLDKLYPSLNIPVTNATDNPTYQVSKKKAESLGINFMPLEVSFKDTFESFKDKSFLTL, from the exons ATGTGCTTTCATGGTcttgatcaatttataaaGAAACCTGTTTGTAGCTACCACttcacacacaccacacacactgAGGGTCTTAAAGAGAAGATGAGCGGAGCAGGAAAGGTTGTGTGCGTGACGGGAGCCTCGGGCTTCATAGCCTCATGGCTGGTGAAGCTATTGCTCCAGCGTGGTTACATTGTTAAAGCAACTGTTCGCAACCTCA ATGATCCAAAGAAAGTAGTCCACCTAAAGGGACTCGAAGGAGCGGACGAGAGGTTACACTTGGTACAAGCCAACTTAACTGAAGATGGATCGTTTGATTCGGTGGTTGATGGTTGTGAAGGTGTATTTCATACGGCTTCACCTGTTTTGTTTTCAACATCAGACCCACAG GCAGAACTGATAGAACCAGCAGTGAAAGGAACACTTAACATCCTTAGATCGTGCAGCAAAGTAACATCTGTTAGGCGAGTGGTGGTGACATCCTCTATGGCTGCGGTTTCGCTCAATGATAAGCCCAAAGGTCCTGATGTTGTTATTGATGAAACATGGTTTTCAGATCCGGCATTCTGTGAAGAAACCAAG CTATGGTATCCCCTTTCAAAGACGTTGGCAGAGAAAGCTGCTTGGAGATTTGCTGAAGAAAATGGCATTGACTTGGTAGTAATGCATCCTGGTCTTGTGCTTGGTCCTCTCCTTCAGCCAACTCTCAATTGGAGTTCTGAGGCTTTCTTGGACATGATCAAAG GGAAGGAAGTGTTTCCAGTGTATCGATTCGTTGATGTTAGAGATGTTGCTTATGCTCATATAATGGCTTTTGAGAATCCTTCAGCTAGCGGCAGATACTGTTTGGTtggaaatatattaaatcatcCGAAAACTCTGCAGATGCTGGATAAGCTCTATCCTTCCCTCAACATTCCTGTAAC AAATGCAACAGACAACCCAACCTACCAGGTCTCAAAGAAGAAAGCAGAAAGCTTGGGCATCAATTTCATGCCTTTGGAGGTGAGCTTCAAGGATACTTTTGAAAGCTTCAAGGACAAAAGCTTCCTCACTTTATAA
- the LOC105162423 gene encoding trihelix transcription factor GTL2 produces the protein MFDGVPSDQFHQFLVSRTSSLPIPLSFAAAAYDPYASLHSPTLQQQHHQHHQESPHKKFIHDGKHVENPTAALMISTSLGLERERSRSMDPRPSSWSNDEVLALLRLRSSMEMWFPDFTWEHVSRKLVELGFRRSAEQCKEKFDEESRNLNNVSYNKNYRIFSELDELYPADDQQTARVSAERISQNMEINPEKEDQEKAINKSAEANSENVGEAAAAADPCEEAMRKPEKSSKKRKRRDKFEMFKGFCESVVSKMMARQEELHNKLIEDIVKRDEEKISREEAWKNQEMDRFKMEIEMRAKEQASSGERQARIIEFLKKFTSDEDQHLANKIEELIKVNYNMPSNSSTSLGKILETHHFQTSQSKAEPSISSSTKIQAHQNPSSFPSQDYPITATYKTKTPSPNSSPTSTPATKDSKSRTSTSAVTTEITSLAANYDTGKRWPREEIQALINLRCKLSSNSSTDHDDSSSSSKEGAIAKAAPLWERISQGMLELGYKRSAKRCKEKWENINKYFRKTKDSNKKRSIDSRTCPYFHQLSCLYSEGTLVAPTSTTLPDHYSPEKHSHHTSP, from the exons aTGTTTGATGGTGTCCCGAGTGATCAGTTCCACCAATTCTTAGTTTCAAGAACTTCATCACTTCCCATTCCTCTGTCTTTCGCTGCTGCTGCTTATGATCCCTACGCTTCTCTCCACAGTCCAACGCTTCAGCAACAGCACCATCAACATCATCAAGAATCCCCCCACAAGAAGTTTATTCATGACGGGAAGCATGTGGAGAACCCCACTGCGGCCTTAATGATCTCCACTAGTTTAGGCCTTGAAAGAGAGAGATCCAGATCGATGGATCCCAGGCCCAGCAGCTGGTCCAATGATGAAGTTCTTGCGCTGCTCAGACTCAGATCCAGCATGGAAATGTGGTTCCCTGATTTCACTTGGGAACATGTTTCAag GAAACTTGTGGAGCTTGGTTTCAGGAGAAGCGCAGAACAGTGCAAGGAGAAATTTGATGAAGAAAGCAGGAACTTGAACAATGTAAGCTACAACAAGAACTACAGGATTTTCAGTGAACTTGATGAACTCTATCCTGCTGATGATCAACAAACAGCTCGGGTTTCAGCTGAAAGGATCAGTCAGAACATGGAGATTAATCCTGAGAAGGAGGATCAAGAGAAAGCTATAAACAAGAGTGCGGAAGCGAATTCAGAGAACGTGGgagaagcagcagcagctgcaGATCCGTGTGAAGAAGCGATGAGAAAACCAGAAAAATCAAGtaagaagaggaaaaggagagataaatttgaaatgttcAAGGGTTTCTGTGAGAGTGTTGTGAGCAAGATGATGGCTAGACAAGAAGAGCTTCACAACAAGCTGATTGAGGACATTGTGAAGAGGGATGAGGAGAAGATCTCCAGAGAAGAAGCTTGGAAGAACCAAGAGATGGATAGGTTTAAAATGGAGATAGAGATGAGGGCAAAGGAGCAAGCCAGTTCTGGGGAGAGACAGGCAAGAATCATTGAgttcttgaaaaaattcaCATCTGATGAAGACCAACACTTGGCAAACAAGATTGAAGAGCTTATCAAGGTAAACTATAACATGCCATCCAATTCTTCCACTTCACTTGGTAAAATTCTCGAAACCCATCACTTCCAAACATCCCAAAGCAAAGCAGAACCATCCATCTCCTCATCAACCAAGATCCAAGCCCACCAAAACCCTAGTTCATTTCCTTCTCAAGACTACCCAATAACAGCCacttataaaactaaaacccCATCTCCTAATTCAAGCCCTACTTCAACTCCAGCCACAAAAGATTCAAAATCAAGAACCTCAACATCTGCAGTAACCACAGAAATTACCTCATTAGCAGCAAATTACGACACAGGCAAGAGATGGCCAAGAGAAGAAATCCAGGCTCTGATAAACCTGAGGTGCAAGCTGAGTAGCAACAGTAGTACTGATCATGAtgacagcagcagcagcagcaaggAGGGTGCAATTGCAAAGGCGGCCCCTCTATGGGAAAGAATCTCACAAGGAATGTTGGAATTGGGGTACAAAAGGAGTGCTAAAAGATGCAAAGAGAAGTGGGAGAACATCAACAAATACTTCAGGAAAACCAAAGATAGCAACAAGAAGAGGTCTATTGACTCAAGAACATGCCCTTACTTCCATCAGCTCAGCTGTTTATACAGTGAAGGAACTCTTGTGGCACCGACGTCCACCACCCTGCCGGATCACTATAGCCCGGAAAAACACAGCCACCACACTTCACCTTAA
- the LOC105162599 gene encoding ammonium transporter 3 member 3-like, with product MDPQLPPNLRPDESSPEWMNKGDNAWQLTAATLVALQSVPGLVILYGGMVKKKWAINSSLMAVYAVAATLICWMGWGYRMAFGDKLVAFWGKPAVALDDSFLLGQAFIGYFPTATMVWFQFGFAAITPVLIGGALLGRMNFVAWMVFVPLWHTFCYTVGAFSVWSPKGWLAKMGVIDFAGGFVIHLSSGVAGFTAAYWVGPRSVKDRERFPPNNIVMMLAGVGLVWMGWTGFNGGAPYATSTIASLAVINTHVCAATSLVTWLLLDIYISGKPSALGVVNGLITGLVCITPAAGVVQCWAAILMGLISGSLPWYTLMVLNNKMRLLRHVDDTFAIFHTHAVAGSLGGILTGLFAVPKLSRLFYMVPDWDKYIGLAYALQMGRTSAGLRQMGIQLIAIVFIVCLNIVATTLICLFIKLFVPLRLSEEELQVGDEEVHGAVAYALSSSDGTDHHILRNAKVNSMYDHEGDEYPSVMLKTSSYELHRV from the exons ATGGATCCTCAGCTCCCTCCCAATCTACGACCAGATGAGTCGAGCCCTGAGTGGATGAACAAAGGCGACAACGCATGGCAGCTCACCGCCGCCACTCTGGTGGCGCTGCAGTCTGTGCCGGGACTGGTGATCCTTTACGGCGGCATGGTTAAGAAGAAATGGGCTATCAACTCCTCCCTCATGGCAGTCTACGCGGTTGCAGCAACCTTAATCTGTTGGATGGGGTGGGGTTATCGCATGGCCTTCGGCGATAAGCTAGTTGCCTTCTGGGGAAAGCCCGCAGTGGCTCTGGACGACAGTTTCCTTCTCGGGCAGGCGTTTATCGGCTACTTTCCCACGGCGACAATGGTGTGGTTTCAGTTCGGTTTTGCTGCCATTACGCCGGTTCTGATAGGTGGGGCGTTGCTCGGGAGGATGAATTTTGTGGCGTGGATGGTGTTTGTGCCGTTATGGCATACGTTTTGTTATACGGTAGGGGCGTTCAGTGTGTGGAGCCCCAAGGGGTGGCTGGCTAAGATGGGAGTCATTGATTTTGCTGGAGGGTTCGTCATTCATCTCTCTTCTGGTGTTGCTGGATTCACTGCCGCATATTGG gtGGGTCCAAGGAGTGTCAAGGACAGAGAAAGATTTCCTCCAAACAACATAGTAATGATGCTGGCGGGTGTAGGCCTGGTATGGATGGGATGGACTGGGTTCAACGGCGGAGCGCCATATGCCACCAGCACCATTGCGTCTCTTGCAGTGATTAACACACACGTTTGCGCGGCCACCAGTCTGGTGACTTGGTTGCTGCTGGATATTTATATCTCTGGCAAGCCTTCTGCCCTCGGAGTTGTGAATGGCTTGATCACTGGCCTTGTCTGCATCACCCCTGCTGCAG GAGTAGTGCAGTGCTGGGCAGCCATCTTGATGGGGTTAATCTCAGGAAGCTTGCCTTGGTACACTCTGATGGTGCTGAACAACAAGATGAGGCTATTGAGACATGTAGATGACACTTTTGCCATCTTTCACACACACGCAGTTGCGGGCAGCCTTGGTGGCATCCTCACCGGTTTATTCGCGGTGCCTAAACTCAGCAGGCTGTTCTACATGGTGCCTGACTGGGACAAGTACATTGGCCTGGCTTACGCCCTGCAGATGGGACGAACGTCAGCTGGACTAAGACAAATGGGGATTCAACTTATAGCGATTGTCTTCATAGTGTGTCTCAACATTGTGGCCACCACCTTGATTTGTTTGTTCATCAAGTTGTTTGTTCCACTGAGGTTGAGTGAGGAAGAACTGCAAGTTGGAGATGAGGAGGTCCATGGAGCGGTGGCGTACGCATTGTCGTCTAGTGATGGTACTGATCATCATATTTTGAGAAACGCTAAGGTTAATTCCATGTATGATCATGAGGGCGATGAGTACCCTTCAGTCATGTTGAAAACCTCTAGCTATGAACTGCACAGGGTATGA
- the LOC105162426 gene encoding tetraketide alpha-pyrone reductase 1-like, with the protein MSGGGRVVCVTGASGYVASWLVKLLLQRGYTVKATVRNLYDPKKILHLKALEDAEERLQLLQADLIEDGSFDSVVDGCEAVFHTASPVLFSTTHPQAQLIEPAVKGTLNILRSCSKVTSVKRVVVTSSTASLVFNRKTKGPDVLIDETWFSDPDFCEENKLWYPLSKTLAEKAAWKFAEENGIDLVVMHPGFVLGPLLQPTLNATSEFFLDLIKGKELFPWYPFVDVRDVAYAHIMAFENPSAAGRYCLVERVLHHSGFLQILKKLYPSLNIPTISAAENPTHQVSKEKAESLGIKFMPMEVSFKDTVESLKEKNFLTL; encoded by the exons ATGAGCGGAGGCGGAAGAGTTGTGTGCGTCACGGGAGCTTCAGGCTACGTAGCCTCATGGCTGGTGAAGCTATTGCTGCAGCGTGGTTATACTGTCAAAGCAACTGTTCGCAACCTCT ATGATCCAAAGAAAATACTTCACCTAAAGGCACTTGAAGACGCAGAGGAAAGGTTACAGTTGCTCCAAGCCGACTTAATTGAAGATGGATCATTTGATTCCGTGGTTGATGGTTGTGAAGCTGTCTTTCATACAGCTTCCCCTGTTCTCTTTTCAACAACTCACCCACAG GCACAACTGATAGAGCCGGCAGTGAAAGGAACACTTAACATCCTTAGATCCTGCAGCAAAGTAACATCCGTTAAGCGAGTGGTGGTGACATCCTCTACTGCGTCACTCGTTTTcaacagaaaaacaaaaggacCTGATGTTCTAATTGACGAAACTTGGTTTTCAGACCCAGATTTTTGTGAAGAAAACAAG CTATGGTATCCCCTTTCAAAGACGTTGGCAGAGAAAGCTGCTTGGAAATTTGCTGAAGAAAATGGCATTGACTTGGTAGTAATGCATCCTGGCTTTGTGCTTGGTCCTCTCCTTCAGCCAACTCTCAATGCCACTTCTGAGTTTTTCTTGGACCTGATCAAAG ggaAGGAACTGTTCCCATGGTATCCTTTCGTGGACGTTAGAGATGTTGCTTATGCTCACATTATGGCTTTCGAGAATCCTTCAGCTGCTGGCAGATACTGTCTAGTTGAAAGAGTATTACATCATTCTGGATTTCTGCAAATTTTGAAGAAGCTTTATCCTTCCCTCAACATTCCGACAAT AAGTGCAGCAGAGAATCCAACCCATCAGGTCTCCAAGGAGAAAGCAGAAAGCTTGGGCATCAAGTTCATGCCTATGGAGGTCAGCTTCAAGGATACTGTTGAGAGCTTGAAGGAGAAAAACTTTCTCactttataa